The Fibrobacter sp. UWB16 genomic interval GCCTCACTTGTAATAGTTCAACTTACGTTCAACGTAAGCGAACAACACACTCAAAAGAAGATTTGCAATGTAGTAGAATACGCCCGCTACAAACAACGGATAAATGCTCGCGTAAGCGGCCTGCTGTTTTTTGGCGAGTGCGAAAAGTTCCGTCACGGCAATCACCTGTGCCAAGGAAGTATCCTTCACAAGCGTGATGACTTCGTTTGCACTTGCAGGCACAACGCGCTTGACCACCTGCGGGAGAATAATGCGATAAAAAGTCTGACCGCGCGTAAGACCGAGCATTGCGGCTGCCTCGTACTGGCCCTTCGGAATGGACTGGATGCCACCACGGAAGATTTCGGCAAAGTAAGCGGCATAGTTTATCGAGAACGCAACAATTACCGCCGGGAAACGGTCAAACGAGAACTCCACTCCCGTGTATTCGCTCAAGTAGTACGAGCC includes:
- a CDS encoding amino acid ABC transporter permease — protein: MSDLNSLLPILWGGFCTTLAIFALTLLFSIPLGLLVAVLKMSRYRIVRYPVSFYISVMRGTPLLLQIVAIYFGSYYLSEYTGVEFSFDRFPAVIVAFSINYAAYFAEIFRGGIQSIPKGQYEAAAMLGLTRGQTFYRIILPQVVKRVVPASANEVITLVKDTSLAQVIAVTELFALAKKQQAAYASIYPLFVAGVFYYIANLLLSVLFAYVERKLNYYK